Below is a window of Tsuneonella deserti DNA.
GACAGGCCATGGACGCGATGATCAAATGGATCGGCGGCGCAACGGCAGCCATAGCGCTCGGCCTTGCAGGCGCTGCTTTTTTCACTGGAGCATGGTCGCCTGCCCCTGCCCGCGCCCCCGGGGCTCCCTACGCCGAAACCGCCTCCTCCCCGTCCCTTGTCGATTCAAGGCCGGCAACGAAAACTGCCACGCCAGCCGCCGCCGCTCCGTTTACCGTGAAGCGCATCCTGCCCATCGCAGGACCGATCAAGTACGGCGAATGGCATTGGGATGAGGCAGGCATTCCCGATGGCCCGATCGTGATGACTGTCGACCTCGATGCGCGGGTTCTCTCGGTGTTCAAAGGTGGCTACGAGATCGGCGCCGCGACGGTGCTGGTGGGCACTGACGAATATCCGACCCCGCTTGGAACCTTTCCCATCCTCGCCAAGCAGCGCCACAACAAGTCGGAGAAATACGGCGGGGCGCCGATGCCTTGGTCCATGTTCCTCACCAGTGACGGGGTCGCCATCCACGGTGGCCACGTGGTGGAGAATGGCTATGCCAGCCACGGCTGCATCTCCGCTCCGGACGAATTCGTCTCCCGCATCTTCGCGATCGCGAGGCCCGGGGACAAGGTCATCGTCACGCGCGGCGAGACGATGAAACTGGGCGATCCGATCGTCTGATCTCAGGCGCGGCGCGGCGGCTCCCGCTCGAACCGCCAGGCATCGAGCTGGGCCGTTTCATCAGCACGGTGCCGCGCTCGCCGGGCGATTACTCCGCCCAGTGACGCATGTCCGTCGCTGCGGAGTTGCGCAATCATGCGGGCCACTGCCGATCGCGGTACGTTCGCGCCGTGTTCGCGCAGGATGCCGGCCACCAGTTCAAGCTCGATGAGCGAGGAGTGACCACTGAGGAGCCACGTGACCTCGCCCTCGCGGACGATCGCCTTGCAGGCTGCTTGCGCCACCGCTTCCTCCACCGCGCTCTCGGCCTCCTGCAGGTGGGCCGCGCTGCGCGCGATTGCCAGCGGGTCGAGCCAAGGCAGCGCGGACAGCGCCTGCCGAACCCGCACCCGGTCGAAGCGCTCGTCTTCGTTGGACGGGTCCGACACGGGATCCATTCCTGCGGAAGAAACGATCCGGGCAAGTTCTTCGCGGCGCCAGTTCAGCAGCGGGCGGACGACAAGAAACCTCGTCGAGGGATCGCAGGCTTCCATGACCGCCCGCTCCCTGATCCCCGCAAGTCCCGCCAAGCCACTGCCCCGATTGAGCCGCATAAGCATCGTCTCGGCCTGGTCGTCCGCGTGATGGGCGGTTGCGAATACGCCGGCGCCGCGGCTTCCGAAGGACCGGCACAGCGCCTCGTAACGGGCATCCCGGGCCCTATGCTGCAGGTTGCCGGACGCGAGGATGACCCGAACCGTCTCGTGCGGGACCCCGATCGCCTCGCAGATGCCGGCGACCTTGCGGGCTTCCGCTGCCGCCTCGAAACGCAGGCCATGATCGATGGTCGCGGCGATTACGCGTTCGGGCAGCGCGGCGTGGGCCAGCAGGAGTAGCGCGAGGCTGTCGGGGCCTCCGGAAACCGCCACTCCGAAGCGCCCGCCTTCGCCTGCTTCGGGCCAAAGGCGCAGCAGCCCGGTGCGAAAGCGCGCGATCAGTTCAGGCGCGAGCGCCGTATCAATTGCATTTCACCTTGGCGCGGTCGGCATTGTACTGGCTCTTGAGCCGGCCAGTCGCGACAGCGGGATAAGTCTCGCTGAACTCGGCAAGAGCGATGCAGGCGCGCTTTGTGTCCTTCTGCACGATCATCGCCTCGGCAAGAAAGAGCAGGCTGTCGGGCGCGCGCGCACCCTGCTTGTCGGCCTGGTAGTTCTTGAGGAACCACGGAGCCGCCTCGGCCGGCTTGCCGCCATCCAGATAGGCGCGGCCCAGCAGGTTGCGGCCATAACTGATCTGCGCATGCCTTGGGTACTTCTCGACATAGAGGCTGAGCTGCTGCTGCGCCTCGGGGAAGAACCCGGCATCCCACAGGCGGAAGCCGTAATCGTATTCGTCCTTGCCCGGATCGTCCGTCTGAGGTTTGGCAATCGCCTGGACCGCGG
It encodes the following:
- a CDS encoding L,D-transpeptidase family protein, with amino-acid sequence MDAMIKWIGGATAAIALGLAGAAFFTGAWSPAPARAPGAPYAETASSPSLVDSRPATKTATPAAAAPFTVKRILPIAGPIKYGEWHWDEAGIPDGPIVMTVDLDARVLSVFKGGYEIGAATVLVGTDEYPTPLGTFPILAKQRHNKSEKYGGAPMPWSMFLTSDGVAIHGGHVVENGYASHGCISAPDEFVSRIFAIARPGDKVIVTRGETMKLGDPIV
- the tilS gene encoding tRNA lysidine(34) synthetase TilS, encoding MAVSGGPDSLALLLLAHAALPERVIAATIDHGLRFEAAAEARKVAGICEAIGVPHETVRVILASGNLQHRARDARYEALCRSFGSRGAGVFATAHHADDQAETMLMRLNRGSGLAGLAGIRERAVMEACDPSTRFLVVRPLLNWRREELARIVSSAGMDPVSDPSNEDERFDRVRVRQALSALPWLDPLAIARSAAHLQEAESAVEEAVAQAACKAIVREGEVTWLLSGHSSLIELELVAGILREHGANVPRSAVARMIAQLRSDGHASLGGVIARRARHRADETAQLDAWRFEREPPRRA